GGGGAGTTCTCCTGCCGCATCCACCGGGTGAGCACCGTGACGTTCGCGTCGGTGATCGGCCATCCGGCGAAGACGAGCACGAGCTTCGCCCAGTCGTAGTTGGTGCCGCTCGCCGCAAGCGAGGCGATACCGGGGGTGGCCGTGTACGAGTCGCGTGTGGCGACACCCGTCGCCTCGAGGTGCTCCGCGGCCGCGGTCGGCGAGACCCGCAGGCCCTGGGCGTGCGCATCGACGTAGGCACGCAGCTCGGCCGCCGCGCTCGGCGGCGCGGGAGGCGCGAGCGCGAGAGACGCGGTGAGTCCGAACGACACCGCGATGGCGCCGGCCACGAGCATCCCGCGGGTTCGCCGATCGGCGCGAGAGGCGCTGAACCTCTCGCGGAGCGGGGGGAGAACCGGGGGGAAGGAGTTCATAGGCGATCCGGCGTCACCCGGAAGGGGGTGGCGCCCTCCCAGGGTACCAGCGCGGGTGGGAGCCTCCCTGTGACCGCAGACAGCTCCATGATTGTCAGACAATCTGGTATTGTCTGACAATCATGCTCCCTGACGCCGTGGTCGCCTCCCTGCAGGCCGAGGTCCTGGACGGGCGGCTCGCCCCCGGAGCGCCGGTGACCGAGGCGCTCGTGTCGGAACGCTTCGACGTCGCCCGCCCCACCGCCCGCATCGCGATCGACCGGCTCGTCGCCGACGGCCTCCTCACGCGCGAACCGCACCACGCGGCCCGCGTCACCCGGCTCGGGCGCGCCGACCTCGCCGACCTCTTCGCGGCACGCGCCGCCGTCGAATCCGCCGCCGTCGAACTGCTCGCCGCGACCGCCGCCGTGCCGGAGGCCGCAACCGCCGCCCACGCCGAGCTGCTCGCCCTCGCCCCCGATGCGTCCTACTCCTGGGTCGACATCGCCTTCCACCGCGCCCTCGTCCAGGGCGCCCCCGCCACGCGCCTCCCGCGCCTGCACGACCAGCTCATGGGCGAGATCGAGCTCGCCATCGCCCAGGTCGACGCGCAGCGACTGCGGTCCACCCGCGAGGTGGCGGCCGAGCACGGCCGCATCCTCGACGCCGTCGCCGCCGGAGACGCCGCCCTCGCGGGGCACCTCACCCGCGCCCACATCCTCTCCTCGCGCGATCGGCTGATCGCGCACTACGACGCCACGCACAGAAAGTGACCGACGATGGTCCAACGCCAGTTCCCGCGCCCGCTCGAGATCCTCGATCTCATGAAGTTCAAGAAGCCCGAGCTTCCCGGCAAGAAGCGCCGACTCGCCCAGGCGCTCACCATCTACGATCTGCGTGACATCGCGAAGCGTCGCACCCCGAAGGCGGCCTTCGACTACACGGACGGCGCTGCCGAAGGCGAGCTGTCGCTCAGCCGGGCGCGACAGGCCTTCGAGGACGTCGAGTTCAGTCCGCGCATCCTGCGCCCGGCCGCGGACGTCGACACCTCCACGACCTTTCTCGGCGGCCCGTCGGCGCTGCCGCTCGCCATCGCCCCCACCGGCTTCACGCGCCTCATGCAGACCGAAGGCGAGACCGCGGGCGCCTCCGCGGCGGGGGCGGCCGGCATCCCATTCACGCTCTCGACCCTCGGAACCACCTCGATCGAGGGTGTCAAGGCGGCCAACCCCGACGGACGCAACTGGTTCCAGCTGTACGTCATGCGCGACCGCGAGATCTCCTACGAGCTCACCCGTCGCGCCGCGGCCGCCGGATTCGACACCCTGCACTTCACCGTCGACACCCCCGTCGCGGGCGCGCGCCTGCGCGACAAGCGCAACGGCTTCTCGATCCCGCCGCAGCTCACGCTCGGCACCGTCATCAACGCCATCCCGCGGCCGTGGTGGTGGTTCGACTTCCTCACCACCCCCAAGCTCGAGTTCGCCTCGCTGTCGTCCACGGGCGGCACCGTCGGCGAGCTGCTGGATGCGGCGATGGATCCCACGATCTCCTTCGCCGACCTCGACGTCATCCGCGAGCTGTGGCCCGGGAAGATCGTCATCAAGGGGGTGCAGAACGTGGAGGATGCCCGGAAGCTCGCCGACCTCGGCGTCGAGGGCATCGTGCTCTCCAACCACGGCGGTCGTCAGCTCGACCGCGCGCCCATCCCCTTCCACCTGCTGCCCGAGGTGGTGCGCGAGGTGGGCAAGGATCTCGAGATCGGCGTCGACACGGGCATCATGAACGGGGCCGACATCGTGGCCTCGGTCGCGCTCGGCGCGAAGTTCACGATGATCGGGCGGGCCTACCTGTACGGGCTGATGGCCGGGGGGCGGGCGGGCGTCGATCGCACGCTCCAGATCCTCACGACCGAGCTCGTGCGCACCATGAAGCTGCTCGGCGCCTCCACGATCGCCGAGCTCGAGCCGGCCCACGTGACCCAGCTGCAGCGCCTCATCCCCCGCGCCCGCGGCTGACCGCTCCGCCCTCGGGTGAGGGGGGGCAGGAGGGGCGGGTCAGGAGCGGCGGATGCCGCGGGTCTGCTCCCAGAGCGAGGTGACGATCGTCAGCACGCCCACCGCGACGAGCGCGATGTTCACCACGGGCACGATCGACTCCGGCCAGTCGGCCGCCTCCCGGAACGCGGGGTTGAGGGCGCGCCCGCCGGCGCCGATCGCGATGATCGCCGCCGCGCCGATGAGGTCGACGAGGATCGCCACGAGGGCGCGCGGCAGGGTCCAGCGCCCCACGAGCTTCACGAGGTCGGCCACGATCTGCAGCACCGGCACGGCGACCAGCACGACCACGAGTCCGCTCGTGAAGATCCACGGATCCAGCAGCGGGATGGGCGCGCCGTCCGCATCCCGGTAGGGGCTCACGAACGGCACGAGCAGCAGGGCCGTGATGACGAGCACGCCGAAGATCGTCTGCCCGATCACCTCGCCGAGCGAGTGCGCCTTCCGCGGCGACTCCGGCAGCATGTCGGGCGACCAGCCCACGAGCGCCTTGTCGCGGATGCCGGGCGTGCGCTCGAGCACCGCGAACGCCAGGGTCACCCAGAAGGCGAGGTGCACGCCCACCGTGAGCGCGGTCGAGACCACCGAACCGACGACCTCGATCGGCGCCCCACCGCGCAGGGCGCCGATCACCGCGAGCACGGCGGCGACGATGGGCACGACGGTGAGCTCCAGCACGGTCAGCAGGCGCTTCCAGTCGGCGTAGAACACCGGCCCGACCAGGTGGAGCGGTCGGTTGGCGTAGCCGGCGGCGAGACGGATGGGATCCCCGAGCTCGACGATCGCGTCGCGTTCGGCGGTCGTCGCCTCGGCGCCCGCCTCGACGCGGTCGTCGATCGCGTCGGCGAGCAACGCCCGCAGCTCCTGCTCGATGTCGGCGCGCTGCCGTTCGGGCAGACTCCGCACGACGGCGGCGACGTAGCGGTCGGTGAGG
The Protaetiibacter larvae DNA segment above includes these coding regions:
- a CDS encoding FCD domain-containing protein — encoded protein: MLPDAVVASLQAEVLDGRLAPGAPVTEALVSERFDVARPTARIAIDRLVADGLLTREPHHAARVTRLGRADLADLFAARAAVESAAVELLAATAAVPEAATAAHAELLALAPDASYSWVDIAFHRALVQGAPATRLPRLHDQLMGEIELAIAQVDAQRLRSTREVAAEHGRILDAVAAGDAALAGHLTRAHILSSRDRLIAHYDATHRK
- a CDS encoding alpha-hydroxy acid oxidase, whose amino-acid sequence is MVQRQFPRPLEILDLMKFKKPELPGKKRRLAQALTIYDLRDIAKRRTPKAAFDYTDGAAEGELSLSRARQAFEDVEFSPRILRPAADVDTSTTFLGGPSALPLAIAPTGFTRLMQTEGETAGASAAGAAGIPFTLSTLGTTSIEGVKAANPDGRNWFQLYVMRDREISYELTRRAAAAGFDTLHFTVDTPVAGARLRDKRNGFSIPPQLTLGTVINAIPRPWWWFDFLTTPKLEFASLSSTGGTVGELLDAAMDPTISFADLDVIRELWPGKIVIKGVQNVEDARKLADLGVEGIVLSNHGGRQLDRAPIPFHLLPEVVREVGKDLEIGVDTGIMNGADIVASVALGAKFTMIGRAYLYGLMAGGRAGVDRTLQILTTELVRTMKLLGASTIAELEPAHVTQLQRLIPRARG
- a CDS encoding permease prefix domain 1-containing protein — encoded protein: MTATSLTDRYVAAVVRSLPERQRADIEQELRALLADAIDDRVEAGAEATTAERDAIVELGDPIRLAAGYANRPLHLVGPVFYADWKRLLTVLELTVVPIVAAVLAVIGALRGGAPIEVVGSVVSTALTVGVHLAFWVTLAFAVLERTPGIRDKALVGWSPDMLPESPRKAHSLGEVIGQTIFGVLVITALLLVPFVSPYRDADGAPIPLLDPWIFTSGLVVVLVAVPVLQIVADLVKLVGRWTLPRALVAILVDLIGAAAIIAIGAGGRALNPAFREAADWPESIVPVVNIALVAVGVLTIVTSLWEQTRGIRRS